The following are encoded together in the Parabacteroides chongii genome:
- a CDS encoding DUF6377 domain-containing protein — MYIRIILLFIIPSFVCSGYANGQSVSENIEKMLQSLDSLLAEKETFVVAKEKRIEELRKMEQKVQTEEEQYWMNKLFYEEFMVYDSDSALSYIHKNLNIARKLNNPQWIAQWNIEQSFILSATGFLKEALDALNEINVDNLSSYAKTDYYGQMMYLYSHYGQYSGEDSQQSILYYAQEKIYRDSIFSSIPDNHPYYLWYKGWQYNGTPMAEEAKEQLRLSLASASFDSRKEAMNAYILAIMNRDEGNEEEYLRYLILSAMADIRSANHDIASLEELGKTLYEKGATDRAYSYLNYCLGCAQLYKNRIRMIGISSALDAIHKTYEQRNKKQEADLRRYLFIVSTLLLVLLAAIFFIGLQMKRLKESRKKLNKANQSLNKHVEELEQAHEQLAEVNNQLQSLNEQLLETNNKLTESNYVKEEYIGYVFNICSNYISKLDEYRKNINRKIKTGMIDEVKKMTDSSSMASNELKEFYRNFDAIFLHIYPDFVSDFNALLEPDKQIIPKEGELLNTELRIYALVRLGISDSVKIAEFLHCSAQTVYNNRLKTRSKAIVPKEHFAEIVKSLGKIER; from the coding sequence ATGTATATCAGGATAATACTATTATTTATCATTCCTTCATTCGTTTGTTCAGGATATGCCAACGGGCAATCAGTATCCGAAAACATCGAAAAAATGCTGCAAAGCCTTGACTCGCTTCTTGCTGAAAAAGAGACTTTTGTCGTTGCCAAAGAGAAACGGATCGAAGAACTGAGAAAAATGGAACAGAAAGTTCAGACGGAAGAAGAGCAATACTGGATGAATAAACTGTTCTATGAAGAATTTATGGTATACGACAGCGATTCGGCATTAAGTTACATACATAAAAACCTGAATATCGCCCGGAAACTGAACAATCCACAGTGGATCGCACAATGGAATATCGAACAATCTTTTATATTATCGGCTACCGGATTCCTGAAAGAAGCACTGGATGCTTTGAATGAGATAAATGTAGATAATCTGTCATCTTATGCCAAAACGGATTATTACGGACAGATGATGTATCTTTATTCGCATTACGGCCAATATTCCGGGGAAGATTCCCAGCAAAGTATACTTTATTATGCCCAGGAAAAGATATACCGGGATTCTATTTTTTCCAGTATACCGGATAATCATCCCTATTATTTATGGTACAAAGGATGGCAGTATAACGGAACTCCTATGGCAGAAGAGGCAAAAGAACAGTTGAGATTATCGCTTGCTTCTGCTTCGTTCGATTCCAGAAAGGAGGCCATGAATGCATATATTTTAGCAATAATGAATAGAGACGAAGGTAACGAAGAGGAATATCTTCGTTACCTCATCTTATCAGCCATGGCTGATATCCGGTCGGCAAATCATGATATCGCATCATTGGAAGAACTGGGAAAAACCCTCTATGAAAAGGGAGCCACAGACCGCGCCTATTCGTATCTTAACTATTGTCTTGGATGTGCACAGCTATATAAAAACAGGATACGTATGATCGGTATTTCCTCTGCATTGGACGCCATCCATAAAACCTATGAACAAAGAAATAAAAAACAGGAAGCCGATTTACGCCGCTATCTATTCATTGTAAGTACGTTATTGTTGGTTCTGCTTGCAGCCATATTCTTCATCGGATTACAAATGAAACGGCTGAAAGAGTCACGAAAGAAACTGAACAAAGCCAACCAGAGCCTGAATAAACATGTCGAAGAACTGGAGCAGGCTCATGAACAACTGGCTGAAGTGAATAATCAGCTCCAATCATTGAACGAACAATTATTGGAAACCAACAATAAACTGACGGAATCAAACTATGTCAAAGAAGAATATATCGGTTATGTATTCAATATATGTTCAAACTATATCAGTAAACTCGATGAATACAGGAAAAATATAAACCGGAAGATCAAAACCGGTATGATAGACGAAGTGAAAAAGATGACGGATAGTTCTTCAATGGCTTCCAATGAACTAAAAGAATTTTACCGCAATTTCGACGCCATCTTCCTGCATATCTATCCGGACTTTGTTTCCGACTTTAATGCATTGCTCGAACCGGATAAACAGATCATACCTAAAGAAGGAGAATTATTAAATACCGAACTACGTATCTATGCATTGGTCCGTCTGGGAATCAGCGACAGTGTAAAAATAGCCGAATTCCTCCATTGCTCTGCCCAGACAGTCTATAACAACCGGCTGAAAACACGTAGCAAAGCAATCGTACCCAAAGAACATTTTGCAGAAATTGTAAAATCTTTAGGAAAAATAGAGCGCTAA
- a CDS encoding SusC/RagA family TonB-linked outer membrane protein produces MKNILFKRRYYGGIIPILCLLLLFPTLAFAQKFTISGQVKDTQGEPVIGANVIIKGTTNGTITDLDGMFSIPDVEQSSVLEISFIGYTPQLVKISDNKPLIITLAEDSQALDEIVVVGYGVQKKSVVTAAISRVTADELNAAKPSRVEDALKGKVSGVQITQSSGQPGSDSKVRIRGIGTVNNSDPLYIVDGMPVDGGINYLNPVDIQSVEILKDAASAAIYGARAANGVVLVTTKSGKSGKATINYDFSYGWQNPWKKKAVLNAREYMTIMNEAQVNDGNAALYSQEEIASAGNGTDWQDATFNYDAPVQQHQVSINGGSDKMQYFLSLGYFNQEGIVGGDYGKSNYDRWSLRSNSTYEVFEAQDRKFLNKLKVGVNIGYSRGTNSTVESNSEYGSILGSAITFSPLVPVYANEKESAEILAKYPTAVVDKNGRVFSLPPSGYQELANPVAQLNAPSVTKNNEDKFVGSFWAELDVLPGLKFKSSYGADLAFWGADGYGFEYYMGSMKKNEQSWVQSEMNRGYRWQVENVLTYNKTFFEKNNLTVVLGQSAQKYSVRKLGGSDYDLLETDPNKANINSATGSRDDERTWGGTDGYNFTALASYFGRIDYNYDERYMLQFTMRRDGSSRFGPNHKWATFPALSVGWNVLNEPYMRQFQSDVFNSMKVRFSWGKNGNENIGNFRYTALMDGGQNYYFGGGYSVKDNGKTGTMQYGSSPAAIANPNIKWEESEQIDLGFDARFFNNGLNFGFDYFKKKTNGMLMDKPIPSYVGQSAPMSNAGKMQNWGLEFELGWKSSVKDFNYSISANASYLKNKLIDLGNASGLATYESAGASGVGEYVRATNGDVWPYFYGMKTDGIFQTWDEVNAYTNDKGELLQPKAQPGDVRFVDTNKDGVVDDTDRTKIGKGMPDWTFGLTLGADWKGFDLNLFFQGTFGNDIFDFAQRGDIPAMNRPTWILDRWMGEGSSNSIPRMTAQNPNGNWRSSDLYVKNGSYVRLKTAQLGYTLPTIWTKKASIQRLRVYVSAENLFTFTGYDGFDPELASGNYTTIGVDKGIYPQSRTISLGANITF; encoded by the coding sequence ATGAAGAACATTTTATTTAAACGGAGGTATTATGGAGGTATCATCCCCATCTTATGCCTGTTATTATTATTCCCGACACTTGCATTCGCCCAGAAGTTCACGATCAGTGGACAAGTAAAAGACACTCAGGGCGAACCAGTCATCGGTGCAAATGTTATTATAAAAGGAACGACCAACGGGACCATTACAGACCTGGATGGTATGTTCTCTATTCCTGACGTTGAGCAAAGCTCCGTCCTGGAAATCTCTTTTATCGGTTATACCCCCCAACTGGTGAAAATTTCTGATAACAAACCGTTAATCATAACACTGGCAGAAGACAGCCAGGCACTGGACGAAATTGTCGTTGTGGGTTATGGTGTTCAGAAAAAGAGTGTGGTAACAGCGGCTATCAGCCGTGTAACAGCCGACGAACTGAATGCAGCCAAACCTTCCCGTGTGGAAGATGCGCTGAAAGGAAAAGTTTCCGGCGTACAGATCACACAAAGTTCCGGCCAGCCGGGATCAGACTCTAAAGTGCGCATCCGCGGTATCGGAACGGTCAACAACAGCGATCCGTTATATATCGTAGACGGTATGCCGGTAGACGGTGGTATCAACTACCTGAACCCGGTGGATATCCAATCTGTCGAGATCCTGAAGGATGCTGCATCGGCAGCTATTTACGGAGCCCGCGCAGCCAATGGTGTTGTACTTGTAACGACCAAGAGCGGTAAAAGCGGTAAAGCGACGATCAACTACGATTTCAGCTACGGATGGCAGAATCCCTGGAAAAAGAAAGCAGTCCTGAACGCACGCGAATACATGACTATTATGAACGAAGCACAGGTGAACGACGGAAATGCTGCTCTTTACTCGCAGGAAGAAATTGCTTCCGCAGGTAACGGAACCGACTGGCAGGATGCCACTTTCAACTATGACGCTCCGGTTCAGCAACATCAGGTAAGTATTAACGGCGGTAGCGACAAAATGCAATATTTCCTTTCTTTAGGCTACTTCAATCAGGAAGGTATCGTCGGCGGTGACTACGGTAAATCAAACTACGACCGCTGGAGCCTTCGTTCTAACTCTACCTATGAAGTGTTTGAAGCACAAGACCGTAAATTCCTCAACAAACTGAAGGTTGGTGTCAATATAGGTTACTCGAGAGGTACGAATTCTACTGTCGAATCCAACTCGGAATACGGTTCTATCCTGGGTAGTGCCATCACGTTCTCTCCCCTGGTTCCTGTTTATGCCAATGAAAAAGAATCGGCTGAAATCTTGGCAAAATATCCGACGGCTGTCGTAGACAAAAACGGACGTGTATTTTCTTTGCCGCCTTCCGGTTATCAGGAATTGGCCAACCCGGTTGCCCAGTTGAATGCTCCTTCCGTAACAAAAAATAATGAAGACAAGTTCGTCGGCTCTTTCTGGGCTGAACTGGATGTACTTCCCGGACTGAAGTTCAAAAGCAGCTATGGTGCCGACCTGGCATTCTGGGGTGCCGACGGATATGGTTTCGAATATTATATGGGCTCCATGAAGAAAAACGAACAAAGCTGGGTACAAAGCGAAATGAACCGTGGCTACAGATGGCAGGTAGAAAACGTATTGACCTACAATAAAACATTCTTTGAAAAGAACAACCTGACAGTCGTTTTAGGACAGTCTGCACAAAAATACTCAGTTCGTAAACTGGGTGGCAGCGACTACGACCTGCTTGAAACAGACCCGAACAAGGCTAATATCAACTCTGCTACCGGCAGCCGCGACGACGAACGTACATGGGGTGGCACGGATGGTTACAACTTTACTGCCCTGGCTTCTTATTTCGGCCGTATCGATTATAACTACGACGAACGTTATATGTTGCAATTCACAATGCGCCGCGACGGTTCTTCCCGCTTCGGACCCAATCATAAATGGGCTACATTCCCGGCATTGTCTGTCGGTTGGAATGTGTTGAACGAACCTTATATGCGACAATTCCAGAGCGACGTATTCAATTCTATGAAGGTACGTTTCAGCTGGGGTAAGAACGGTAACGAAAATATCGGTAACTTCCGTTATACAGCCCTAATGGATGGCGGACAAAACTACTATTTCGGTGGAGGTTATAGCGTAAAAGATAACGGTAAAACCGGAACAATGCAATACGGTTCTTCACCGGCAGCTATTGCCAATCCTAATATCAAATGGGAAGAGTCGGAACAGATCGACCTCGGTTTCGATGCCCGCTTCTTCAATAACGGTTTGAATTTCGGTTTCGACTATTTCAAGAAGAAAACAAACGGAATGTTAATGGACAAACCGATCCCAAGCTACGTAGGACAAAGCGCTCCGATGAGTAATGCCGGAAAAATGCAGAACTGGGGACTTGAATTCGAACTGGGCTGGAAGTCTTCTGTCAAAGATTTCAACTATTCAATCAGCGCCAACGCTTCTTACCTGAAAAACAAGCTGATCGACCTGGGTAATGCTTCCGGTCTGGCTACTTACGAAAGTGCCGGTGCATCCGGAGTAGGTGAATATGTACGGGCAACCAACGGGGATGTCTGGCCTTACTTCTACGGGATGAAAACGGATGGTATCTTCCAGACTTGGGACGAAGTAAATGCCTATACGAACGATAAAGGCGAACTCTTACAACCGAAGGCACAACCCGGTGACGTTCGCTTCGTGGATACGAATAAAGACGGAGTGGTAGACGATACCGACAGAACAAAGATCGGTAAAGGGATGCCCGACTGGACATTCGGTTTGACACTGGGCGCAGACTGGAAAGGATTCGACCTGAATCTCTTCTTCCAGGGAACTTTCGGAAACGATATATTCGACTTCGCACAACGTGGCGATATCCCGGCAATGAACCGTCCGACATGGATACTCGACAGATGGATGGGTGAAGGTTCTTCCAACTCTATCCCCCGCATGACAGCCCAGAACCCGAACGGAAACTGGCGTTCTTCCGACCTGTATGTAAAGAACGGATCTTATGTTCGCCTGAAAACAGCCCAGCTGGGATATACCCTGCCTACTATATGGACTAAGAAAGCGTCCATACAAAGACTAAGAGTATACGTATCGGCAGAGAACCTGTTCACATTCACCGGTTACGACGGTTTCGACCCGGAACTGGCCTCCGGCAATTATACTACGATCGGCGTGGATAAAGGTATCTATCCGCAATCGAGAACGATCTCTTTAGGAGCTAATATCACTTTCTAA
- a CDS encoding RagB/SusD family nutrient uptake outer membrane protein, which translates to MKRYKLFAFASLLATAVMTTSCGDDFLTAGPTEKPEAGAAATEGTILSSLGSAYQILMFDSYANNNYNAVLLMSDLRSDDLFKGGGDAGDQHQLYVLSQFSSSAAETLDGLWSIYFTGLARANNAVIACKNAVNVTEEKVAQYTAESHFLRAYYTHLLWKFWGNIPYFEAPLDDPYLAPQMSADEIYQKIMTDLEIACGEGMPMKVSGANLGRANRAAALMLKARVVMYQKDQSKYTEVANDMATIIKSGDYELMDDFDAMWLDENEFCKESIFESNQLPEGKTWDTGWQGYGTNLPAFISPNELKDPDGVFKGGWGFAPVRLSAYQMYEEGDLRRDASINDWREGSYSKRFQDTGLFQRKYAAREGYNPPPGDQDLNYCNNLRIFRYAETLLNYVELVKMGGAPEAQGVSADECFNQIRRRAFGTDKPIAITAQNIKNERRKEFLGEGMRFWDLVRWGDAPSVLTENNSEFNSVRTFEEWMKYLPIPQGEMTKTLGTEFELKQNGNWK; encoded by the coding sequence ATGAAAAGATATAAATTATTCGCTTTTGCATCTCTTTTGGCAACTGCCGTCATGACCACTTCCTGCGGTGACGATTTCCTGACAGCCGGGCCGACGGAAAAGCCGGAAGCCGGTGCAGCCGCAACCGAAGGAACGATCCTGTCCAGTTTGGGTTCGGCTTATCAGATCCTGATGTTTGACAGCTATGCAAACAACAATTATAATGCTGTGTTACTTATGTCCGACCTGCGTTCCGACGACTTGTTCAAAGGGGGAGGCGATGCCGGCGACCAGCATCAATTATATGTACTGTCGCAATTCAGTTCCAGTGCGGCAGAAACTCTCGACGGATTGTGGAGTATCTATTTTACCGGCCTGGCACGCGCGAACAATGCAGTTATTGCCTGTAAGAATGCAGTGAATGTGACGGAAGAAAAAGTAGCCCAGTATACGGCAGAATCCCATTTCCTGCGTGCTTACTATACTCATCTGTTATGGAAATTCTGGGGAAATATTCCTTACTTCGAAGCTCCGCTGGACGATCCTTACCTGGCACCTCAGATGAGTGCGGACGAAATATACCAAAAAATAATGACCGACCTGGAAATAGCCTGCGGAGAAGGTATGCCGATGAAAGTCAGCGGAGCCAACCTGGGACGTGCCAACAGAGCTGCCGCCCTGATGTTGAAAGCACGCGTAGTGATGTATCAGAAAGATCAGTCTAAATATACCGAAGTAGCCAACGATATGGCCACAATCATCAAAAGCGGCGATTACGAACTGATGGACGATTTCGATGCCATGTGGTTGGACGAAAATGAATTCTGCAAAGAATCCATCTTTGAAAGCAACCAGTTGCCGGAAGGTAAAACCTGGGATACAGGCTGGCAGGGATATGGTACGAACTTACCGGCATTTATCTCTCCGAATGAACTGAAAGATCCTGACGGAGTGTTCAAAGGAGGCTGGGGATTTGCTCCTGTCCGTTTGTCCGCTTACCAGATGTACGAAGAAGGTGACCTGCGTCGTGATGCCTCTATCAACGACTGGCGCGAAGGCAGTTATTCAAAACGTTTCCAGGATACAGGCCTGTTCCAGCGTAAATATGCTGCCCGAGAAGGATATAACCCTCCTCCAGGCGACCAGGATCTGAATTACTGTAATAACCTGCGTATTTTCCGTTATGCCGAAACACTGTTGAACTATGTGGAATTGGTGAAGATGGGAGGTGCTCCCGAAGCTCAGGGCGTAAGTGCAGATGAATGTTTCAACCAGATACGTCGCCGTGCCTTCGGAACCGACAAACCGATCGCTATCACAGCACAGAATATCAAGAACGAACGTCGTAAAGAATTTCTGGGTGAAGGAATGCGCTTCTGGGATCTGGTTCGCTGGGGAGATGCTCCGAGTGTGCTGACAGAAAACAACTCCGAGTTCAACTCTGTCCGTACCTTTGAAGAATGGATGAAATATCTTCCTATTCCCCAGGGAGAAATGACAAAGACGCTGGGAACCGAATTCGAATTGAAACAAAACGGTAACTGGAAATAA
- a CDS encoding PKD domain-containing protein, translating into MIRNIFKSGIIVLMAILAMTSCDPQDNDDHSLGAMPEESQLAFSATPKSEQPNVIALKNESSIKGVVTWDMGDGSTAKGETADAKYPFKGTYVISMTMYTTGGSATITKEVTVAQDDMSLLNTPMYNALTGGAENLQGKTWVFDQYHSGHFGVGPSTDEAPSWWSCPANGKLESSLYTQEFTFIQVGVKMIWKNNGYIYTNEAGKNALGGTSVVPPAGDFDVKYEPKDAYTFTLNETGKTITLNNGAFFGHYAGTSTYEILSLTDDELYLKCTSTVESGNGWWYRFIPKEKNVKPEVEIKPVTLVEDFEKDKLSVEFIPEKMGDMGPVYSNPAPVGINTSKKVYLYQKSEEFYSNISWVSEDTKFDLSENNKIRMKVYIPSYNDYTTAAAVAGDWITVNKLQKQVTVKLQNTEAGDNAWESQTEIVKANLETDKWIELEFDFSTVKDRTDYNKVVIQFGAEGHAAPGIFFFDDFSFNK; encoded by the coding sequence ATGATAAGAAATATATTCAAATCAGGAATCATCGTCCTAATGGCCATTTTGGCCATGACCTCTTGCGACCCGCAAGACAATGACGACCATTCATTGGGTGCAATGCCCGAAGAAAGCCAGCTCGCTTTCTCCGCCACACCGAAAAGTGAACAACCGAACGTGATCGCACTGAAAAATGAATCGAGCATAAAAGGTGTCGTCACCTGGGATATGGGAGACGGATCGACCGCCAAAGGAGAAACGGCAGATGCGAAATATCCGTTTAAAGGAACTTATGTGATCTCGATGACCATGTATACTACCGGAGGATCGGCAACGATCACAAAGGAAGTCACGGTTGCACAGGACGATATGTCCCTATTGAACACTCCTATGTACAACGCCCTGACAGGAGGTGCCGAAAATCTGCAAGGTAAAACCTGGGTATTCGACCAATATCATAGCGGACACTTCGGAGTCGGACCGAGTACGGACGAAGCGCCTTCATGGTGGTCATGCCCGGCCAACGGCAAACTGGAATCGAGTCTTTATACCCAGGAGTTTACATTTATCCAGGTGGGAGTAAAAATGATCTGGAAAAACAATGGGTATATCTATACGAACGAAGCGGGTAAAAACGCATTGGGAGGTACATCTGTTGTTCCCCCCGCCGGAGACTTTGACGTAAAGTATGAACCTAAAGACGCATATACTTTTACATTGAATGAAACGGGTAAGACAATCACACTGAACAACGGTGCTTTCTTCGGCCATTATGCAGGAACATCCACTTACGAGATCCTGAGCCTGACAGACGACGAACTGTATTTGAAATGCACCAGTACCGTTGAAAGCGGTAATGGTTGGTGGTATCGTTTCATTCCGAAAGAAAAGAACGTAAAACCCGAAGTGGAAATTAAACCTGTTACATTGGTTGAAGATTTTGAGAAAGATAAATTATCCGTAGAATTCATCCCTGAAAAGATGGGAGATATGGGCCCTGTCTACTCGAATCCGGCACCGGTCGGCATCAATACGTCTAAAAAAGTATATCTCTATCAGAAATCGGAAGAGTTCTACTCCAATATCTCATGGGTATCGGAAGATACTAAGTTCGACCTGTCGGAAAATAACAAGATCCGTATGAAAGTATATATTCCGTCTTACAACGATTATACGACTGCCGCAGCTGTTGCAGGCGATTGGATCACAGTCAATAAGCTGCAGAAACAGGTTACTGTCAAATTGCAGAACACCGAAGCAGGCGATAATGCATGGGAAAGCCAGACTGAAATTGTAAAAGCAAATCTGGAGACCGATAAATGGATCGAACTCGAATTTGATTTCAGCACGGTAAAAGACCGTACCGATTATAACAAGGTTGTTATCCAGTTCGGTGCAGAAGGCCATGCCGCCCCGGGAATCTTCTTCTTCGATGATTTCTCTTTCAATAAATAA
- a CDS encoding glycoside hydrolase family 3 N-terminal domain-containing protein, translating into MKTYKLNIFYAGLLALSMMACSQPSGSGKGDAVEKQVEALLGKMTLQEKIGQMNQLSPFGPPEEIAGQIRNGEVGSLLNITDPAIVNQIQKVAVEESRLGIPLLMSRDVIHGYKTIFPIPLGQAATFNPQIVQDGARVAAIEASADGIRWTFAPMIDISRDPRWGRIAESCGEDPYLSSVMGVAMVKGFQGDSLNDPTSIAACAKHFIGYGAAEGGRDYNSTFIPERQLRNVYFPPFEAAAKAGCATFMTSFNDNDGIPSTGNSFILKDVLRDEWKYDGMVVTDWASTAEMISHGFCKDEKEAALKSVDAGIDMEMVSGTFIRHLEELVKEGKISEAAINNAVRNILRLKFRLGLFDNPYVNTDQHVKYAPEHLAKAKEAAEQSVILLKNDRETLPFTDKIRTIAVVGPLADAPHDQMGTWVFDGEKAHTQTVLAALKEMYGDKVQFIYEPGLGYSRDKNTGNITKAVSAATHADAVLVCVGEESILSGEAHSLADLHLQGAQSELITALAKTGKPLVTVIMAGRPLTIEQEVNQSDAVLYAFHPGTMGGPAIADLLFGKVAPSGKTPVTFPKMVGQIPVYYAHNNTGRPASRQETLIDAIPLEAGQTSLGCTSFYMDAGFDPLFPFGYGLSYTTFRYDNLQLPTDKLTANGTLEISFDLTNTGKYDGTEVVQLYVQDIFGSVTRPVKELKGFQRVSLKQGEKKTVTFSLPVEELAFWNIDMQKVVEPGEFNLWVGPNSAEGLQTTFTVE; encoded by the coding sequence ATGAAAACATACAAATTAAATATCTTCTATGCCGGATTACTGGCTCTCTCCATGATGGCATGTAGCCAGCCTTCCGGATCAGGGAAAGGAGACGCTGTTGAAAAACAAGTGGAAGCATTGCTCGGGAAAATGACTTTGCAGGAGAAAATCGGACAGATGAACCAACTGAGCCCGTTCGGCCCCCCGGAAGAGATTGCCGGACAAATCCGCAACGGAGAAGTAGGCTCCTTACTGAACATTACAGATCCGGCCATTGTCAATCAGATACAGAAAGTAGCGGTGGAAGAATCCCGGCTGGGTATCCCCCTGTTGATGTCGCGTGATGTCATTCACGGATATAAAACAATATTCCCAATACCCCTGGGACAGGCCGCTACTTTCAATCCTCAGATCGTGCAGGACGGTGCCCGCGTAGCCGCTATCGAAGCATCTGCCGACGGTATCCGCTGGACGTTTGCCCCGATGATCGATATCTCACGCGATCCCCGCTGGGGACGAATCGCAGAGAGTTGTGGTGAAGATCCGTATCTAAGTTCCGTCATGGGTGTAGCCATGGTAAAAGGGTTTCAGGGCGATTCCCTGAACGATCCGACCTCCATCGCAGCCTGTGCCAAACACTTTATCGGCTACGGAGCAGCAGAAGGGGGACGCGATTATAATTCGACATTCATTCCTGAACGCCAGCTACGTAACGTCTATTTCCCTCCGTTCGAAGCGGCGGCAAAAGCCGGATGTGCCACCTTTATGACCTCTTTCAACGATAATGACGGTATTCCTTCGACAGGGAATAGCTTTATCCTGAAAGATGTATTGCGCGATGAATGGAAATACGATGGTATGGTCGTTACCGACTGGGCTTCGACAGCCGAAATGATTTCCCACGGCTTCTGCAAAGACGAAAAGGAAGCAGCCTTGAAATCGGTTGATGCCGGCATCGATATGGAAATGGTCAGCGGTACCTTTATCCGCCACCTGGAAGAACTTGTAAAAGAAGGGAAGATATCGGAAGCGGCTATCAACAATGCGGTACGCAACATCCTTCGTCTTAAGTTCCGTCTGGGACTGTTCGATAATCCTTATGTAAACACAGACCAACATGTAAAATATGCACCTGAACACCTCGCCAAAGCCAAAGAAGCAGCAGAGCAATCGGTTATCCTGTTAAAGAATGACCGGGAGACCTTACCTTTCACCGATAAGATCCGTACCATTGCGGTCGTAGGTCCGTTGGCGGATGCCCCTCACGACCAAATGGGAACCTGGGTATTCGACGGAGAAAAAGCACATACCCAAACCGTACTGGCAGCCTTGAAAGAGATGTATGGCGACAAGGTACAGTTTATCTACGAACCCGGATTAGGTTACAGCCGCGACAAGAACACAGGCAATATCACCAAAGCCGTAAGTGCCGCCACACATGCGGACGCCGTACTGGTATGCGTCGGGGAAGAGTCTATCCTCTCGGGGGAAGCCCATTCTTTAGCAGACTTACACCTGCAGGGAGCGCAAAGCGAACTGATTACCGCCCTGGCAAAGACAGGAAAACCCCTCGTAACGGTTATCATGGCAGGTCGTCCGCTGACGATCGAGCAGGAAGTAAACCAGTCGGATGCCGTTCTCTACGCTTTCCACCCGGGTACTATGGGTGGCCCGGCTATTGCCGACCTGCTTTTCGGAAAAGTGGCTCCGAGCGGTAAAACGCCGGTTACCTTCCCGAAGATGGTAGGACAAATACCCGTTTACTATGCCCATAACAATACAGGCCGCCCCGCTTCCCGCCAGGAAACACTGATCGACGCTATTCCGCTGGAAGCCGGACAGACCTCACTGGGCTGTACCTCTTTCTATATGGATGCCGGTTTCGATCCTCTGTTCCCCTTCGGTTACGGATTGTCGTACACCACATTCAGATACGACAACCTGCAACTACCAACCGATAAGTTGACCGCCAACGGAACACTGGAAATCAGTTTCGACCTGACTAACACCGGTAAATACGACGGAACAGAAGTAGTACAATTGTACGTACAGGACATCTTCGGCTCTGTTACCCGTCCGGTCAAAGAACTGAAAGGTTTCCAACGCGTTTCCCTGAAGCAGGGTGAAAAGAAAACCGTCACCTTTTCTCTCCCGGTCGAAGAACTGGCATTCTGGAACATAGATATGCAGAAAGTAGTAGAGCCGGGCGAGTTCAACCTCTGGGTCGGCCCCAACAGTGCAGAAGGATTACAAACAACATTCACAGTAGAATAA